The Croceicoccus marinus genome contains a region encoding:
- a CDS encoding nicotinate-nucleotide adenylyltransferase has translation MRTGLLGGSFNPAHGGHRRITLFAIDALGLDEAWWMVSPGNPLKTKAGMAPLAARMASARKQARRAPIRVTAIEQQLGTRFTADTLRHLKRRYPKREFLWLMGSDNLAQFHLWRDWRLIARSMPIAVIARPGYDAAAMTSPAMAWLRRYRVPAASVRKRGRWSAPALVFLRFDPDPRSATDRRKASPDWAAAYAGASPRDAVTHRSIGLGNSQGNRA, from the coding sequence ATGCGCACGGGGCTATTGGGCGGCAGTTTCAATCCTGCCCACGGGGGGCATCGCCGCATCACCCTGTTCGCGATCGACGCGCTGGGGCTGGACGAGGCGTGGTGGATGGTGTCGCCCGGCAATCCGCTGAAGACAAAGGCGGGCATGGCGCCGCTGGCCGCGCGCATGGCGTCGGCACGCAAGCAGGCAAGGCGCGCGCCGATCCGCGTCACCGCGATCGAACAGCAACTGGGCACGCGCTTTACCGCCGACACGCTGCGCCACCTCAAGCGGCGCTATCCCAAGCGGGAATTCCTGTGGCTGATGGGCAGCGACAATCTCGCCCAGTTCCACCTGTGGCGCGACTGGCGGTTGATAGCGCGCTCCATGCCGATTGCGGTGATCGCCCGGCCGGGTTATGATGCTGCTGCCATGACGAGCCCCGCCATGGCCTGGCTCCGGCGCTACCGTGTACCGGCAGCCAGCGTACGCAAACGGGGAAGATGGAGCGCGCCGGCACTGGTGTTCCTGCGTTTCGATCCCGATCCGCGCTCGGCCACCGACCGGCGCAAGGCCTCGCCCGACTGGGCCGCCGCTTATGCTGGAGCAAGCCCGCGCGATGCGGTCACGCACCGGTCCATCGGCCTTGGGAATTCGCAGGGAAACCGGGCTTGA
- the rsfS gene encoding ribosome silencing factor, whose protein sequence is MNQAQHMPEKSGFVPTGDIADFDAEAGSLHELVLKSLDDDQGQDIISIPLAGKSSIADHMVIASGRSSRQVAAMAQKLGERVKKGGFGPVRIEGLPAADWVLIDAGDVIVHLFRPEVRSFYNLERMWGFGEGGNA, encoded by the coding sequence ATGAATCAGGCTCAACACATGCCGGAAAAATCCGGTTTCGTACCGACGGGCGACATTGCCGACTTCGATGCCGAGGCGGGAAGCCTGCACGAACTCGTGCTCAAATCGCTCGACGACGACCAGGGACAGGACATCATCTCGATTCCGCTGGCGGGCAAAAGCTCGATCGCGGACCACATGGTGATCGCCAGCGGCCGTTCCAGCCGCCAGGTCGCCGCCATGGCCCAGAAACTGGGCGAGCGCGTGAAGAAGGGCGGCTTCGGCCCGGTCCGCATCGAAGGTCTGCCCGCGGCGGACTGGGTGCTGATCGATGCGGGCGACGTGATCGTCCATCTGTTCCGTCCCGAAGTGCGCAGCTTCTACAACCTTGAGCGGATGTGGGGCTTTGGCGAGGGCGGCAACGCCTGA